The DNA window TGTGGATAGGGACTTGCTTGATTGCTTGATTCTGAATTTCCTCAAAGGTGGGTATTTTTCTAGGGTGATGGAGGTCATTGATTACATGTCAAAACATAATGTTTTCTGTGACAAGTGGAAATACAGGCATGTCTTCCTGAAGCTACACAGGAACCTGTATAGAAATTTGAACTCATTGCATGACAAAACTGAAGctcagaacaaaaggattgaaGATGTCCGAGCTTTCAGGTCATGGGCAGGTATTAGATAAATAGGGCTACTGACCATTTTGGTCCCTCAAGTTTAGCAAAGGTTCGCTTTGGGCCCATAATATTTATTTTGATCCTTTGCATTTGCAAGTTGGGCAAAGACATCCATTTGATGACTTGTGGCGCCAGGTAAACATGCCCTGTCACTACTTGTTCATCACCTCTCTTTGCTGACTATGCTCTGACAAAAAGTTCAAATTACCCCTGCATCCCAGTTGGTTCTGTCGGACCATTCAAATCTGCTGCAGTTGCCAAATAGACCGAAGCATGGAGGGGCAGTATTTCTGGCTAGGCTGGCTTGAGGTGAGAAGCAGGGGCACTGAGCTGTGATCTCTTATGCCCAGAGGAGCTCCGATGTCGTGGCAGATTTTCCCATGGATTCCCACGAGCAGTTGTGCCAAGACCAAATTTATTTACACGCATGGTGGCTTTACACTGGATTTGTCAATTTTTGTTGTATCCCTGGGATTGTCATATTGTGCTGAGTTTTTGTATGATTCGACCTCATGCAATTTCTGGACAGAATTTGAATTCATTGGCTGGTCATCGAATGAGGAAATCACAATTGGGGCTTTAAGTAGCTTAGTAGAGGAAATCATCCAAAGTTTGAGGATAGTTTATCGAGAACTTGTACAGTGATTCTCTGTATCTTAACTCTTAAGCGATGTTTGCGAACCTTGCAAATTAAATTATGCAATTTGGGGAAATACAACCATCTGTGTCTTTTAGGGTTAACGACGTTTATTGTCAGGATGGAAGAATGTTGGAATTTTATATTTCAGTTTGCATAGAAATGGAACGTCAGTATATCAGAACCTTGATaatagttcttttatttttttagtaCTATATTTCTTTGATCTTTAACATGTTGGAGATTTTTTTTCAACTTTAACATCATCTCAAAAAAATGGCTCGGAGCGTTCTCTTTGCTCCGTAATAAAATCACCGTAACAAGGTTAGCATACACACGACACGAAGAACAAAATGGAAATGCATCGAAGGGAGTCAGCCATGACCCTCGCAACCGACGCAGCACAGCACAGCACAAGCGCACAGCACACATCGACCCACAGCCGCCGCCTTCGCAGGCGATCCTTCCGACCTTCTCCCACCTCGTGCCCCCTCCTTCCTCCAAACCCTGGCGCAAACCCTAATGTCCGCCGCCGGGGAGCCCTCCCGCCTCTCCGGCGagtcctcgccgtcgtcccccACATCCTCcggctcctcctcgccctcctctGGTGCCGCCGACGGCTCCGCCACCAACCTCACCCTGACTGCATCGACCTCCGCCGGCGGCAatgacgccgacgccgacgtcCCCACCTCCCCGCATTTGGGAATGTACTTCGAGACGGAGGACGACGCCTACGAGTTCTACAAGGCCTATGCCGCCCGCCTCGGCTTCGTCGTCCGCAAGTCCAACAAGTCCAAGAATTCGCGGCACACCGTCACCCGCCGCCTCTTCGTCTGTTCCAAGCAGGGGTTCCGCCAGGAGCCCAAGAAGCCCCAGGACGAGACGGCCGGCGCCGGAGCCGCGTCCTCGTCCTCAACGGCCCCGGCGCCTCGGTGCCCTGACTCGCGCACAGGCTGCCTGGCGTCGCTCACGATCAAGCTCATCCCTTCTGCCAACGCCTTCCGTGTCACTGACTTCGTCGCCGAGCACAACCACCAGCTCGCGTCCGCGGCGCCTGCGGTTTCTCTGGCTTTACTGCCACCAAGCTCATCGCACCACAGCATAGCCACTGCGGCAAGCTTGCCAGACCCAAGGGATGGGCCACACGTGGACATGCACTTCGAGACCGAGGAGGACGCGTATGTCTTCTACAACAGGTATGCTGAGCACATAGGCTTCAGTGTCCGCCGCTCCTACAAGAAGCGCAAGCGCGGGATGATAGTGTCACGGATCTTTGTTTGTTCCCGCGAGGGTGTCAGCGACCGTGCCAAACAAGAGGGTGGAGCCATAGTCACTGCAAATGGTGTTGCAGGATCATCAGTCACACCTAGGCCTGGCCCGGCACCAACACGGACAGGATGCCAAGCGAGAATGGTGATCAAGATCACCCCCTGCCGGACATACCGTGTGGCGAAGTTCTTCCCAGACCATAACCATCCGCTCGCCAATCCGGAGAGCGTGCATAAGCTGCGGTCACATAAGATGAGGGCTCGGGCACATGAGCTTGGGGCAGGGGACCTGCATCGAAGGAAGCAAGGGAAGGGTGTGCAGCTCGGTGATGCTGGCGCAGCATTGCAGTACTTGGAGGAGTTGCAGATAGTGAACCCTTCGGTGTATTATGCGGTAGGGATTGGGCCTGATGGGAAATCTGCTGTAAATTTCTTCTGGGCTGATGCGAAATCAATAATTGATTTCAGGAGTTTTGGGGATGTTGTTTGCTTTGATACAACATATGGATTGAATATCTATGGACGGCCATTTGCATTGTTTGTTGGTGTAGACAACCACAAGCAGTTACTTGTGTTTGGTGCAGCACTCCTCTATGATGAAAGCATTCAGTCATTCAAATGGGTATTTGAGGTGTTTGCTGATGCTATGCGTGCTAGGCAGCCACAAACTATTTTGATTGATGAGCGTCCTGAGTGTGCTGCTGCAGCAGCAGAGGTCTGGCCTGGAAGCAACCATTGCACAAGCGTGTGGCATATATACCACAATTCAAAGAGGCACTTGAAGCAGGTGTTTGAAAGCTCAAAGAGTTTCAGCAATGCTTTGAGCCATTTTCTCTTTGACTATGAGGATGAGATGGAGTTCTTGGCAGCATGGGAAAGGCTAATTGAGAAACATGACATCAGCGAGAGTGAGTGGCTCAGTGGTCTTTTCATGGAGAAAGAAAAATGGGCTTTACCTTATCAGAGAACCATCTTTGCTGCTGATATACTCGCTACTCTTCAGAAGGATAACATGATTAATGCACTGAGACGGGAGCTCAGTGAGCAAGAAGATATTCTGCAGTTCTTCAGGCGTTATGAGGCTATTCTGGAAGAGCATCGATCAAAGAAATTGCACGCTGATGTTGATGGTAGCCAGGTTACTTTGCCTATCCCGTCATTGCGAATGCTAAAACAATCGTCAAATGCTTATACACCTGAGGCTTTCAAGATGTTCCAGGGTGAGTTTGAGGCTTATATGAATTGCATGTCCTTCCCCTGTGGTGTGGTCGGCACAATCTCGGAGTACAAAATTGTGCTTGATGAGAAGCCATCAGAGAACATTGTCAAATTTGATGCACTAGATGGCTCAGCCAGTTGCAGCTGCAAGAAGTTTGAGGCTGTTGGAATTCAATGCTGTCATGTACTGAAAGTACTTGATCTCAAGAATATCAAAGAGCTCCCAGAACAATATATTTTGAAAAGATGGAGAAAAGATGCCCGTTCTGTTCAAATTGGGGAGGAACCGACCTATGGATCTGGCAGTGTCATGCAATCAGCCTCAGAAGCCCGGTTCAATAATATGTGCCGGTTGGCTAGCTTGATTGCTTCAAGGGCTTCCAAATCTGAGGAGGCAATGTCGTATATTGAAAGCCAATCAAGTGTTCTTCTGAAGCATCTCGATGATATTCTACAGACAGGCTATCCTGATATGGGAAATCATGCTGTTGCTTCAAGTAGTCAAGCGATTTCCTTTGTAGGCAGCCAACATCCTGACCATACAACACAAGCAGGAGTGGTTGCACAGACAACAAATGGTATAATCTCTAATGTTCACTTCCAACATATCATCATTCTGTACTGTGTTTAATGAATGGAAATCGCGTGGGTGATGGCAGGTCTAATGGAGCTTTGATGGAACATTTGCAATCTATAGTCCAGCTCATGCTAGCAATATTGGTAAGTAGTTGGTGTTAATTTACTCAAAAGAGGTGATTTTATTTCCCATCACAAAACATCAAAGAATTCACTGTGTTGCAGTGACTTGAACTGTGAAGAATTCACTGTGTTAGTCGAACCTCAAAGTTGAGGGTATGGCAGTAGGAAAATTTATTTGTATATAGTTTTGTGGGTTTGGAAATTTCTGGATTTTCTAAGGATTCATATAGAATAGACCAAAAGTGGTGTTAGAATAGTACAAAATATTATGGGGTGTGAGCTTAATATATGTACCCAGTTCACTACTGTCAGCTGTTTGGCATTAGAGGAACATCCATTTTTACCGCATCAAGGTCTGACCCAAATTGAGCGAAAGGTGGAGGAACATCTTTTAAAATTTTACCCTGGCTAGTTGCCAATACTTGGCCAACTAAATGGTCTTTCATTGATATGACATGATATGTATGGGGAACATGCTGAATTTGTCTCTTGTTTTACTTCACATCTAACCAGATTTCCTAAACACATGGCGGTTCCCTTCTTAGTATTTGCTTGTCCCTTTATTTTTCTGTTATAACTAGTTTAGACTCAGGTTGTGTTTGTCCACAAGATTGAAACGTTAGGATGTTTAGGCGTTTCCTCTAATAAATGTTTAATTTTTCAAATATAAATGTAATAGGAAATCTTGCTGCTAAGCTTATTAATTTTGACTATAATTATCTGAAATTTTACTGACAATTGGTTTGTTTCTTTGATAGTTCAGGGCTGACATGATTGCCGGGAATCCTCCTTACCAAGAACTTGTATACTCCTATGAATTGAGTGGGTCAGCCAGCCTTTGTAAATTGAATTGAACATAAGCATGATGGTGTACAGTGTTTATCTGTGGTCAAGTTGATGTAATTGTGGTGCTAATTATCTCCAATTTTGATGAACCTGTGCCTTCTCTGCATAAAGTAGCATAACCCATCCCCCCAATGCATTTCAGTGATGATTCTTGGTCTGCCGCGGGCAAACAAAAGATGGCTCCAGATCTATTTGAAGTGCTAACAGAGCTTTGTCAATTGTTCGGAAAACTTTGTACATTGCATATTCTTCCATGAAAAATTATTGATATATAGGCATCAAAATCTTCAGAAATTACAATAAATATGCTGCAAGAGTATACATGATTAGAAGGCAAGGGAACAATCAATCATCATACTAGCTATATAATCCCGTTGCATATTCGATCATAGCTACTGCAGCTGCACCTGGACCCCAGAATCATACGTGGCCCCTGCTGTCCAGTTCTGTGGTATTATGCTTGTGGGAACTAGCCATTTCTGGCTGCCACCATGTGGAGCTCCGCTGCTAAATAGCATCCTTATGGACAGAGGGCCACTTGGTGGGGAGACAGCAGCCCATACTGCACCATGAGTTCGGCTCAGAAGCTGGCATGTCAGGTTTACAATCTGCATTCAGCCATGAACAGGTATTTAGGACTAGGAATTTcaatttacattcctgtataTTTAAAGTCTTTCTGAATATTCATAAAATTTACTGTCTTTTTTCTACATGATGTGCTTTAGTGTTTACCTCGCATAGCTGGACTGCAATGATATCCTGGTTGCCTTGTTGATACCagatttcaaattcaaaatagtAGGGGAAATGGCTGCTCTCAGTAATCTTGAATATAATATTCTTGCCTGGGTAGATACAAGGAACCCTGAAGTTGAGAGAAACCATACAAATTTCAACCTTTCATGTCATTAACTCATTATGCAAGATCAGTTGTGTTGTAGTTTTCAGCTTCTTTGCCGTGCAAAGAAAGCAATTAGGTATATTGTTCAAGTATAGAGCTTTAGCCATGTTTACTATGCATGCACCTCCTGTACTCAATTCCAACATAACCAAGGTTCAGCAGTGTTGCACCAGCGTCCTTGTTCTGCCCCATACCAGCCAATGCGTGCTGGCTCAGGATGAAGTCGGTCCCGTCACTTGCCCCAGAGTCTGTGATCACAATTGTCACACCACTTGGGGAGCAGTAGTAAGGATTTGTGCACCTAACCTGTTGGCAGTCGCAAACAATTTTAGTGCGAGCAGTTATGTTTCATTGTTTACACAACTACTACCAGCAGAGATGAATTTACCTGGTAGCATGCACCACAGCCTACCCCATTCCTGTAGAGACTTGCTGATGCTGAAACATCGCCATTATTGAGTGTTGCCCCAAATGCGCCATATTCACATGCTCCAGCTAAAAAAGTCTTTGTTAGAAACACAATTGTCCTCTGATAATGTATGGTTTACTTAGATATTTACGCACAAGCCTAGTAACATAGCAAACTTTTATCATTAGTATACTTCTTTCTTTGTTAGCACATGTTACTTACTTTCGGTCCCTTTTGCATCAGAGTTGGGGTAGTATACTGCTTTCGACACCGTGAAGTTTGCATCTGCAGTAGCCTTGGAGATGAGCACAGATAGATAAAGCAAAGCTGGGAGGCAACGGAGGGGAAAAGCCATCGATGGTACAGCAACGAACAACAAGGCTTACGAAGATTATATTGTACATATGCAAGATGAGAGACGGAGCCATATATTTATAGTGTTCAACTTGAGGTGCCCCCCTTTGCTCACGAGTTACGAGCTGGTTTGGTTTTGAATGGATGGGGACGGCAATGCCGTTGTTGAATATGCTTCTGGGTGTACACATGCCTGAGTTCTTGTAAATCCTTTCTTCATTTCTTCCTGTAAGAGTAGGAGCTTTTTGGAGGCTGTTTTAGAAAATTTCTTGCCGTGTTTGGAGAGTTTGGTTTTGGAATTTGACTTCTACAACTGGTAAAGAAAACTTTTACATACAGCAGGATATTTCCTACGGCCCATTTTTAGGATACCACAGGGGTCCAGAATAAAAAAATCAAGTATTTTTTTCGAATTGTCATCAGAAAAAGATTGTTGTTGGTGTTATAAACTAAATTAAGAGCATATCACCATTGTCGTGGCGATTCTGAGCATCACATCAAGTAAAAATCTCTTAGCAGCATAAATAAGCAAATGAAATGAACTAGTAACCAAACTAACGAGCATTACCCAACCACGTAAGAAGTTGACTGCCACAAAAATTGCAGTCAGAGTCAGGCATGCTGCAGCTCAACATTGGCATCTGCATCTGCGGGGAAAAAAACAAGGGACGGAGGACGAGACGTGGATAAAGAGACGTGAGATGCTTTACACAGAATATTTCAATAAGAAAATGCTTTACACAGAGCAAGAACGTTGACCCAGTTCAGAGAACTGAAGGAACTAGACAGCAAATCTTCCAGGATATCCATCCCTTTCGGGAAGGCTAAGTGCTTTCCTGCCAACAAGATGTTGAAAGGAATAGGCGCAGACCGTCCCTGCAGAGTCAATTGGCAAGTAATATCATGCAACTTTAAATGATATTGCCCTCTCCCCAAAGAAAACAAAGCGGAATGAGGAAAACAATTAAGATCAAAGCTTAAACCAACTGACTTGAAAATCTTAGCACTTCAACAGCATAAGCCCCAACCCTACGAATCTACAGGATAACCCATGTTCGGGTGAAAACCATGGATGGACCAGATCCCAATTTTGACATGTGCACGTCAATGGTCTGATGAATTGATGATATGATCACCTAAGGTAGGCGAGATGAAACCAGGCTGACTGCTACGATAGACCACGCAACCAAAAAGAATTCTCCATTGAACCACAAGCTATCTTCACCAACATCGCATCATAGCTGACATGGATAGCACTAACTAGAACTCAGCCACACCGGAGCCAAATGGCAATGTGTGCAGAGTGACAGAGACAAGAAACAGTAACAGCACGGTTTGCCTTACCCTTTATAGTGCAGACCTGGTACGGTTCCTATCTTGAGAGGGAAAGTAGCGTGTTCCAAGGAATTACCTGTTCCATGAACTGGACGGCTACAGGCCTGCACTGGCAGGATGTATCAATTCACCATCAGGTTCACACAGATCGCCACTGTGGACAGCAGACAAGTCATAGCAGCAAATTGCAAGTACTGATGAGACAAGAATAACCATACAGCTGGCATAGCAAGAAACTATAAAGAAAACCTGTCGCATTGTTACTTGATCCGTGTTCAAACATACACAGCATATCAACAGTCCAGAAAATGGAGCCTATAACAGCTGACATTTAAGATAGAAAAATGTTCAGCTCAATGAAACGCGTCAGGAAATGGAGCCTATAACATAGGCCTAAAGGTACCTCTGATGGTACTAAGTTCAGTTGAAACTTATTAGGTCAATGCCTTTGACCTACCGCATGGCATATGCACGAAAACAGTCAAGGCTGCTTGCTTATAAATAGCATACCTACACTTCTGAAGTAAACATACAGAGTGCAGCCTAAAGTAAATTGTACATGTCATTGAACATATGTGAAATAGCAAACAGACCCCTCTAGTCTTTCCTGTATATTATTGTTGGATAGACAGGGCTCCACATGTTCGTCTTGACATATTCCATAGTTTCTTCCTGTATCACAATGAGTTCGAGGTCAGCAAagtaatatgtagtataaccaAAATGTACTTCGCTTGGGAAGTGGAGAGATTAACTACCTCGCTGAGTCGTGCAAGCTCACGTGCATCCATTTCACGGTATCCCTCAGCTAGATCCTCTGCTACTGCTTCCCTCACAACTGCTGCCGCCACCTCCTTAGTGATGTCACGTATTCTGCATGTAGAACATATTAGAAGGCACAACATACAACACAAACAGGAAAATCAGAATTAAAATTGTAAAACCTGGAGATGGGAGGATAAATTATCCCTTGGAGAACCTCCTCTTCTTTCATGTATGAAGCCAAACTACAGTAAAATTTACACAGCAATGAAACAGTTACAGATGCGAATAAGTAACCCGATTATGTTACAAGGTGCTCAGAGATCAAGGGAGTCACCGTtctgctgcagcctgcagcaTTCCATCAGAGATAACCCGAGCACCAGACAGAAGGGTTCCTAGCCCTATTCTGCGCAGCAGTGAATGGAAAATGAAATCATAATTTTCACAAGAATAAATTCAATTGCATGGCGTACAATGATAATGATCTAACCCAGGAAAGAGGTacatgttattcccttgattggAGTGGCCAATCTTCCCATCACCTGTAAGAATCATTAATGGCTGAGTCTAatataagaaaaaaaatgagaTCCTACTACTGAAAATGAAAATTGTGTATGAATACGAGTCACAACGACTATGAATGGGAAGAGCTACCAAGATCCACATCATGGAACGGGCTTCCACTAGCAAAGATGGCCTTTTCACCCAGAATTGAAAAGGCTTCTCCAGGTGTACACTCAGCTAAAAATGGAATGAGTACAGAATTAGACAAAACAAGCGACAAATAATAAACAGAGTAAAATTACACAGCACAAACCGTTTTTAGTTGGGTTTGACATTGCAAAAATTGCTGGTCTCGAAGAGGATGAATCTTTTAGTGCTTCCAGAACCTGAAGGTACAGGTACCCCATGATGAGCATTCGCTTCAATATTGTGGCTTTTTGAAATCAAAAAATGGTGGGTACGACATCTAGAGCACATGCAATTCACTTGTAATGATGCAAGGTCTACAGCTTGGGACCAGCATAGGATTTGCAGGAGGCCTTTAGCAATAAATACAATTTGCCACTAGCCTATAATACATTTGTATTATTTGACTCCTAGCACCCTAGAATTACACGGATGAATAGCTTATATCTCTAACTTTAGAACTGCACAATTCAGTTTAAAAACTTGTTTAATTGTCAAATGTTGGTGACAGATAGATTCAAACTTTAAGCTAAACTTTGAATGCATGCTTGCAAGTAATAGTAAAGGGAGGGTAGTAGATTTTTTGAAAGATATAATTTCTCTTCAAAATCCAAAGACGTCAGTTTTCCATTGATCTTACTTGAGTATCATGTGGTGATAATTTAGATCAAGCCAAAGATGTTAGATGATATTCATTAACAAATTTTTTTAGAGTTCAATCTTTGTTGATCTGACCATTTATATGAGTTAAGGGACCTAAAAGTGCAACTCTGTAGTTTAACGACTTAAGTGACACACGTGTGCAACTTTAGGAACCTACATTGCACTTTAATCTATTTTAAAGGTAGCAATCCCAGTCTGTACAGACAATGATTCAATCAATTCCCTCTAAATATTTAATATACATGGATTTGCTTACTTGTTTTCTAAGTTGCAACTATTTATAAGAGTAATTTGAAGACTTGTTTGTTTGAAAGTATTCTTCTTTACCAATAAGAATAGATGGAAAAGGAGAGTTTCTGCAGATTTGGGTTATGTTTGCTATCTTGTACTTTTTAAGTTGATTTTTGAGTCAGTGGCTCTTAATTCGAGATCCCTCTGTCATTCCCTTACAAAAAAGAAGTAGCAAATTCATGGAAGGAAAACAGCAGAAGGTAAAAAAAAAGAGGGGTAACCGGGCAGTAAGCATGAATCAGTACTGTACAATCAGAGTAAATGCTTTGGGCTAAACAGAAATTAACATGCAACTGGTCTTACCTCCTTCGAGAACAAACCACCAACTGCAGATAATCCAAGTATGACATCAGGCTTCACCTTTTTAACCTGCACAACAGACAAGGTACCCATACAAAATATTCCACATCAGTCTAATGTTATTCTTTTATGAACTGAAGTCCACTTCGCTAAagtcaaatttgaatttttaaaTAAAATATACATACATAAACTGAGAAATGTATCAGGCAAGAAAATCCAGAAATAACAGAAAACCCCAAGTGGGCTGTTATCTGAGCCGTCTAACACCACATGAAATGGCATTAGCTCTAGACCACAGAAAAACAGTGTTAAAAGTCGTGAGGCGATGTCATTTTGTATGTGGTTCTGCATCGCAATAGTGAGCAACAAATGCTCCTTAGAATTTGTTGTGGAGGGGTATTAAGTTTATTCTCCAAACTTCTCAAACCTAGATTCATATTTCGGACTCCTTGGAAAGAGCGATACTCGGTAAAGAAAAGCTTTGCAAATAAGTAAAATAAATGTTGTAGTAATGAATCAGGTCCATGTTAGAAACTTCTTTTGGGAATACATATCCCTTCACAAAATGTGACAATTAGTAATCTGCCATGCTTATAATCTGCACAATGTAAAAGATTAGACAGTACCACTTCAACTAAGCTTGCCCCCTCACTTAGGCCCTGGTGACCAAGCTCACCCTTTCTCCTAGCAAAAGGTCGTGCATCTGGGTCAATGTCTGCACGGTCTTCTGTTATTAGACCCTGCATAATGGAAAAGCAAATCAGGTTATGAGTTCATAAAGTACAGACAACTAGTCTGTGCAGAACTTAGCAAAAACAACAGGTCACATTTTGAATGATTGGATATAGCTAATCAATTGTTACATGAGCAAAGAGGCATTATCACTGACATTATAGATACAACAGTATTGATCTAGTTAATTTTCTTAGAGCATATGATTACCCATGCCATTCTTTCCAGTTAGATTATCATTCCAATTACAAGGTTAGGAGTGGATAGGATAAAATAATAGGCAACCCTGCAAATGTATTAATCATTAAAGGGTTCTTGGTTATCCATCTTACATGGGCATCAACTATCCAGAATTGGCTCCTCGCACTCTCAAAAGCAACCTCATTGTTTCCCAACATTCTTGCCATAGTTCTGCTTGCAGCATTCACCACTCCAATACCAGCACTGTAAAAAGTGAAATATTGTAGAGGTAATACTTCTTTCACAAGAATAGCAAAGTGTTAACTTTACTCGTATTTTAAGATTCTTTGTGAACTAAATATGTTAACTAATAAGTTATAAGAAAAATAACTACAGATGTTGCCATGAATCACTTAGCATGTATACTCTAATTTTATACTAAGTGAAAAAGGATTGAGAGTGTCTCGGACCTGCCAGCACCAGCAACAACAATCCTTTGCTTTGGGAAATCTATCATTGGCCTTCCTTGTGCCCGTACAGCTCCTAAAAGGCCAGCTATTGCAACGCCAGCAGTTCCCTTTGTACACAAAGAACAGTCATTTCAAGAGCACTTCATTGAATCTTCTTGATAAAGATGGAATATACTAACTGGAATGAGAAGTTTGTGAATCCAGCAATAACAATGCAAAAGTCCAAAACTCAAGCTGCGTTTGACTTGTAAAGGCTTGAACACTAAAGATATGCTGATGAATATTGTAACCAAAGCTAGAACATGCATTTGCTACAATGCAGAGCACATGTGTCCTGTGAAGATACAGTATTGTTCAATCCTTTTATAAATACATAGATTGTGCAATAGCATCCTCAAGCTAGGTCCTGTTTGGTTTCCAGCAACATATTGCCACAAACATCATGGCAAAGTTGGTACGCCAC is part of the Panicum hallii strain FIL2 chromosome 2, PHallii_v3.1, whole genome shotgun sequence genome and encodes:
- the LOC112883548 gene encoding NAD-dependent malic enzyme 62 kDa isoform, mitochondrial isoform X2 — encoded protein: MYYKVLINNIEEYAPIVYTPTVGLVCQNYSGLFRRPRGMYFSSDDRGEMMSMVYNWPADQVDMIVVTDGSRILGLGDLGVQGIGIAIGKLDLYVAAAGINPQRVLPVMIDVGTNNEKLLKDPLYLGLQEHRLEGDEYVSVIDEFMEAVFTRWPNVIVQFEDFQSKWAFRLLQRYRKTYRMFNDDVQGTAGVAIAGLLGAVRAQGRPMIDFPKQRIVVAGAGSAGIGVVNAASRTMARMLGNNEVAFESARSQFWIVDAHGLITEDRADIDPDARPFARRKGELGHQGLSEGASLVEVVKKVKPDVILGLSAVGGLFSKEVLEALKDSSSSRPAIFAMSNPTKNAECTPGEAFSILGEKAIFASGSPFHDVDLGDGKIGHSNQGNNMYLFPGIGLGTLLSGARVISDGMLQAAAERLASYMKEEEVLQGIIYPPISRIRDITKEVAAAVVREAVAEDLAEGYREMDARELARLSEEETMEYVKTNMWSPVYPTIIYRKD
- the LOC112883548 gene encoding NAD-dependent malic enzyme 62 kDa isoform, mitochondrial isoform X1; amino-acid sequence: MASISRNLQRSLTRDRLRLLRLLSQHPREYVTAECHRPVVLHKRGPDILHDPWFNRGTAFSMTERDRLGIRGLLPPNVVSSQQQIDRFMLDLKRLQKYARDGPSDTLALAKWRILNRLHDRNETMYYKVLINNIEEYAPIVYTPTVGLVCQNYSGLFRRPRGMYFSSDDRGEMMSMVYNWPADQVDMIVVTDGSRILGLGDLGVQGIGIAIGKLDLYVAAAGINPQRVLPVMIDVGTNNEKLLKDPLYLGLQEHRLEGDEYVSVIDEFMEAVFTRWPNVIVQFEDFQSKWAFRLLQRYRKTYRMFNDDVQGTAGVAIAGLLGAVRAQGRPMIDFPKQRIVVAGAGSAGIGVVNAASRTMARMLGNNEVAFESARSQFWIVDAHGLITEDRADIDPDARPFARRKGELGHQGLSEGASLVEVVKKVKPDVILGLSAVGGLFSKEVLEALKDSSSSRPAIFAMSNPTKNAECTPGEAFSILGEKAIFASGSPFHDVDLGDGKIGHSNQGNNMYLFPGIGLGTLLSGARVISDGMLQAAAERLASYMKEEEVLQGIIYPPISRIRDITKEVAAAVVREAVAEDLAEGYREMDARELARLSEEETMEYVKTNMWSPVYPTIIYRKD